TCTTCGACAAGACCAAGCTGCATCGCCTGAACCATCATGGCCGGTTCTTCAACTCGGAAGGGCCCCTCAACATTAGCCGTTCCGCTCAGGGGCAGCCCGTTATTTTCCAGGCAGGATCGTCCGATGACGGTATTGATCTGGCTGGCAAGCACGCAGATGGCGTGTTCACCAACCATGTGCCGATCGAGGAAGCGCAGACCTTCTATCGCCGCGTCAAACAGAGCGCCGTGGAGCATGGCCGCAAACCGGGTGATGTCCTGATCTTTCCCGGTATCGCACCAATCGTTGGCGCAACGGAGGAGGAAGCGGAAGCCAAATACCGTGTGATCCGCGATCTCGTGACTGTCGACGAGGCCCTTGCCTATCTCGGACGATTCTTCGACCATCATGATTTTAGCGCCTATCCGGTGGATGAGCCATTCCCCGAGCTTGGTGACATCGGCAAGAACAATTTCCGCTCCACAACCGACCGCATCAAGCGTAACGCCAAGGAAAAAGGCCAAACCTTGAGGGAAGTCGCGCTGGAAGTAACAACGCCGCGCAACGCCTTCACCGGCACACCGCAGAAGATTGCCGACGAACTTATTCACTGGGTCGATACCGAAGCAGCTGACGGTTTCATTCTTGGCTTTCAGATTCTGACCGAAGGGCTAGAGGACTTTACCCGTGAGGTCCTGCCTCTGCTGGAAGAACGCGGCTATCACAACAAGGTGCTGCCGGGCACGACGCTGCGCGAGAATATTGGCCTCCCTTTCCGCGAAAGCCGATATGCCAAGCAGGATCAAAGCGCCAAACAACGCGTTAAAGAAACGGCGCTCTGATGGGTCAACACACGGACAGGATCGGGGAAAAGATCGGCACTTATCTGGACGAGATGGTCGCTCTTCGTCACGATCTGCACCGGCACCCCGA
This sequence is a window from Phyllobacterium sp. T1293. Protein-coding genes within it:
- a CDS encoding LLM class flavin-dependent oxidoreductase, with amino-acid sequence MTKRPIPFGVMLQGAGGHMNSWKHPSSPVDASVNFDFFVRNARKAEEAGIAFAFVADGLYINEKSIPHFLNRFEPIAILSALAATTSKLGLVGTVSTSYSDPFTIARQFGSIDKISNGRAGWNAVTSPLEGSAKNYGRDHPDHALRYEIADEHLEVVKGLWDSWDDDAFVRNRETGQFFDKTKLHRLNHHGRFFNSEGPLNISRSAQGQPVIFQAGSSDDGIDLAGKHADGVFTNHVPIEEAQTFYRRVKQSAVEHGRKPGDVLIFPGIAPIVGATEEEAEAKYRVIRDLVTVDEALAYLGRFFDHHDFSAYPVDEPFPELGDIGKNNFRSTTDRIKRNAKEKGQTLREVALEVTTPRNAFTGTPQKIADELIHWVDTEAADGFILGFQILTEGLEDFTREVLPLLEERGYHNKVLPGTTLRENIGLPFRESRYAKQDQSAKQRVKETAL